GTGACAAATCTCGGTCAAGGTGAGTGTGAATATAGTCGAGTATTTGCTGCAACTGGGTGCGCGTTAAGCCTCTGTTCTTGAATTCAAGGGTTGGCGTTGTAATTGTTAGCATGGTTCAAAAATTGACAATTTGTTCAACAAAACAGGCAAAAGCTAGCCATCAAAATTAGATAGCTTACTAGCAAACAAGTCAGATGTGAATTGGGAGTCGGGATCGGTGAGCTTAATGACTGGCAGCCATGATTGCTGCCATCAACTCCGTCATGTTCCAGCGTCCGGTATACCGATTTCCATTGATAAACAGGGCTGGGGCAGTCGTTACTCCACTCTTGCATCCACTTTCGATATCTTCATGGATGCGATCGATATGCACTTGTCGAGACAACTCTTTGAGAAACTGAGGAATGTCAAGCCCTAAATCATTGGCGTACTCAATCAGATAACCGTCCTCCAACTTTTGTTGATGCGTAAATAAAGTGTCGTGCATTAACCAAAACTGTCCTTGGGCAGCGGCGGTTTCGGCAGCTTGGGCTGCCCGTTGGGCATGAGGATGAATCTGTGTTTGCGGAAAATGACGGAAGATAAAGCATAAATAATCCTCTTCAAAAGAAGCACTAAGCTCTCGTTCGATCGCTTTAATCATCTTGTAAACGTCCGCACTTCTGGAGCATT
This genomic interval from Scytonema hofmannii PCC 7110 contains the following:
- a CDS encoding DsbA family protein, with amino-acid sequence MNDDCSHSSLLVSPSSHDRIQGVLSAKVVLVMYGDYQCSRSADVYKMIKAIERELSASFEEDYLCFIFRHFPQTQIHPHAQRAAQAAETAAAQGQFWLMHDTLFTHQQKLEDGYLIEYANDLGLDIPQFLKELSRQVHIDRIHEDIESGCKSGVTTAPALFINGNRYTGRWNMTELMAAIMAASH